TCGCCTCAGATTCGCAACGCGGGAACGATCGGCGGGAACATCGCCACGGCAAGTCCTGCCGGCGACACGCTTCCCTTCCTGGCTGCAGCCGACGCTCTGATCGTCACCCGATCGAAGCACCTCGGGCGTCGGGAGATCCCGTGGGACAAGTTCTTCGTCGGCGTCAAGAAGACTGCCCTGGAGCCGGGCGAAATCATCGAAGGAGTCAGACTTCCAGACAAGGCTCCGGCTCGCCAAGGGTTCTCGAAGGTCGGGCCTCGTTCGGCAATGGTGATCGCGATCGTGTCGGCATGCGTTCTGCGGTACGCCGACGGACGCACAAGGGTTGCGCTCGGCGCGGTCGCACCGACGGTGATACGAGCGCGCAGGGCTGAAGAGATGATCTCGGCCGAGCCGAATCCGAGTGCAGCGGCACTCACCGAGTTTCAGCGGCTCGTCTCAGAAGAGGCCTGCCCCATTACCGACCACCGATCGACGGAACGGTACCGGCGCCATGCGGTGGGGGTCGTTGCCCGCAGGATCCGATCCTGGAGCGACTGCTGTGAAGTTCACGGTGAACGACAGGACGGTTGAGGTTCCGGTCGAGGGGGCGGAGAGCCTGCTGCGCGTCCTACGAGACGATCTTGGTCTCTATGGAGCGAAGGATGCGTGCGAGCAGGGGGAGTGTGGCGCCTGCACGGTACTGATGGACGGAGTCCCGGTGTGCTCATGCCTGGTCATGGCCGCAGATGCGGAGGGTGCTCATGTCGTGACGGTGGAGGGCATTACTCCTGCCGAGGGCCTGCATCCCGTCCAGGAAGCTCTGCTGGATACAGGCGCGGTGCAGTGCGGCTACTGCACTCCCGGGATCGTCGTGTCCGCAACCCATCTGTTGGAGCACAACCCTGATCCGGCCGAGGGAGAGGTCAGGGAGGCCCTTGCAGGCAACATATGCCGTTGCACCGGCTACGGCGCCATCATCAGGGCGATCATGGAGGGGCTATGAGGGTTGCCGGTCGTCGTGTTCGTGGTGGGGTCGGTGAGTCCGTTCGGCGTCCCGATGGAGTACCGAAGGTGACCGGCAGGTTCGCCTACGTGGGTGATCTTCATGCCGAAGGCATGCTGTGGGGGGCCACCAGGAGGGTCTATGTCCCACACGGTCGGATCACGCGCATCGACATCACGCCGGCTCTGGCGATGCCCGGAGTGCAGGCGGTCTTGACACAGGATGACGTGCCGGGGTTCAAATACCAGGGTCAGATCATTCCGGATCAGCCCGTTCTGGCAGAGCGAGAGGTTCGGTACTGGGGAGAGCCGATAGTTCTGGTGGCGGCGGAGAGTCGAGAAACTGCCCGGGCGGCCGCCGACATAGTCATCGTCGACGTCGAGCCGCTCGAACCGCTCACCAGTCTCGAAGAAGCCCTGGACCGGGGAGAGGTGTATCGCCACATGACGGTTCGCCGAGGCGACGCGGACGCTCACGGAACAGTTGTCGTGGAGGGCTACTACGAGACACCGAATGTCGATCAGGCACCACTGGGGACTGAAGCCGGTGTGGCCATCCCGGACGGTTCGGGAGGCGTCGACCTCTATCCGCCGTCACAGTGGATCCACGTCGACCATGAGCAACTCGTACGCTGTCTCGCCCTCGAACCTGAACAGGTTCGGGTGCATCCGACCGGGCTGGGAGGTGCTTTCGGGTCGCGCGAAGACCTGAGTCTGCACACACATCTGTGCATGCTCGCCCTACGAACCGGGCGTCCGGTGAAGATGGTGTACAGCCGGTTCGAGAGCTTCGCCGGTCACGTCAAGCGACACAGCGCGCATATGTGGTATCGGCACGAGTCCGATGAGGACGGCAATCTGGTGCGCGTAGATGCGAAGCTGATTCTGGACGGCGGCGCATACGCCAATACCACCAACGCCGTGCTGGCAAACGCTGTGTACTTCACCGTTGGTCCGTACCGATGCCCCAACACGTTCGTCGAAGCCTATGCGGTGCGCACGAACAATCCTCCTTCGGGGGCGATGAGAGGGTTTGGTGCCAACCAGGTCTGCTTTGCCCACGAGGCACAGATGGATCGTCTCGCAGCCGCTTTGAGCATGGATCCGCTCGATCTTCGCCTTCAGAACGCATTGAAGCCCGGGGACCACCTCGCGACGACGGGCCAGGAGATCACCGAACCACTTCCAACGGCGGAGGTGCTCCGTTCGGTCATGGCGATTCCACTGCCTGACGACGACTCGACCCGCTTGCCCGGCAGAAGTGGTCTCACCTCCCCGCCCTCGGCGCTCGTCCGGGGGGTCGGCTACGCGATTGGGATCAAGAACCTGGCGTTTTCGGAGGGTTTCGACGACTACGCGGATGCGCGCGTCGAGCTCACGGCCGAGGGTGCGAGGGTGCATACGGCAGCGTCCGAGGTCGGACAGGGCATGGTCACGGTTCTGATGCAGATTGCTCGCAGCGTGCTCACCATGGAGCAGGTCGAGGTCGTGTGGGACGACACCGCCCACATCGGGTCGGCAGGTTCGACCTCCGCGTCGAGGCAGACACAAATGGCCGGCGGTGCGGTGCAACAAGCAGCGCTGAAAGCCCGGTCCGCTGCCCTGGA
The DNA window shown above is from Gammaproteobacteria bacterium and carries:
- a CDS encoding xanthine dehydrogenase family protein subunit M, whose translation is MIRESASLTDAVQISHPTTVEEVVDVLAERPDARCLAGGTDLMVEINFGLRHPREIVALRRVEELRTMTETWIGAGVTHARLEQSPWPALSEAAHTVGSPQIRNAGTIGGNIATASPAGDTLPFLAAADALIVTRSKHLGRREIPWDKFFVGVKKTALEPGEIIEGVRLPDKAPARQGFSKVGPRSAMVIAIVSACVLRYADGRTRVALGAVAPTVIRARRAEEMISAEPNPSAAALTEFQRLVSEEACPITDHRSTERYRRHAVGVVARRIRSWSDCCEVHGERQDG
- a CDS encoding 2Fe-2S iron-sulfur cluster binding domain-containing protein — its product is MRWGSLPAGSDPGATAVKFTVNDRTVEVPVEGAESLLRVLRDDLGLYGAKDACEQGECGACTVLMDGVPVCSCLVMAADAEGAHVVTVEGITPAEGLHPVQEALLDTGAVQCGYCTPGIVVSATHLLEHNPDPAEGEVREALAGNICRCTGYGAIIRAIMEGL
- a CDS encoding molybdopterin-dependent oxidoreductase; this encodes MRVAGRRVRGGVGESVRRPDGVPKVTGRFAYVGDLHAEGMLWGATRRVYVPHGRITRIDITPALAMPGVQAVLTQDDVPGFKYQGQIIPDQPVLAEREVRYWGEPIVLVAAESRETARAAADIVIVDVEPLEPLTSLEEALDRGEVYRHMTVRRGDADAHGTVVVEGYYETPNVDQAPLGTEAGVAIPDGSGGVDLYPPSQWIHVDHEQLVRCLALEPEQVRVHPTGLGGAFGSREDLSLHTHLCMLALRTGRPVKMVYSRFESFAGHVKRHSAHMWYRHESDEDGNLVRVDAKLILDGGAYANTTNAVLANAVYFTVGPYRCPNTFVEAYAVRTNNPPSGAMRGFGANQVCFAHEAQMDRLAAALSMDPLDLRLQNALKPGDHLATTGQEITEPLPTAEVLRSVMAIPLPDDDSTRLPGRSGLTSPPSALVRGVGYAIGIKNLAFSEGFDDYADARVELTAEGARVHTAASEVGQGMVTVLMQIARSVLTMEQVEVVWDDTAHIGSAGSTSASRQTQMAGGAVQQAALKARSAALERVRGDDLDDEGVWRDGRLVATWAELCESGPIIGEARFRHPDTDEPDENGQGNIHVDFCVAAHRAIVDVDTELGLVRVVRIDTAQDVGRALNPVQVIGQIEGGTAQGFGMALLEEVILDKGVVKNPTFTDYLLPTIEDVPPMEVVVVEQPSTWGPFGAKGFAELPAISSTPAVVAAIRAATGREINRVPVHPE